A window from Mesorhizobium sp. WSM2240 encodes these proteins:
- a CDS encoding imelysin family protein — protein MKLVLLPFLAIAFALCGPARANPVIPDVIAGFVRPAYETFHSASSKLGGDMDALCAKPSAERLSAAERAFLAAVTAWSEVEIIRFGPATEENRLERILFWPDRKSIGLKQVQRALAEEDASAADPATLAGKSVAMQGLGALEFILFGTGAEGLVEPGGAYRCAYGRAIAANLQGMAAAILAGWQSPDGIARQWANPGADNSLYRTDGEALTELLDIFIHGFEMVRDVRLNGFLGEEADGDKPKQAIFWRSGATLASIDANLRGLRKLFEASGFSSLLPQDSAWIADSVGFEFANAGRALDMDGPIAEILADPAQREKLAYARLVTSSLSELFGAKLTAALGLTAGFSSLDGD, from the coding sequence ATGAAGCTCGTGCTTCTGCCGTTCCTGGCGATCGCTTTTGCGCTGTGCGGCCCTGCCCGGGCAAATCCTGTGATCCCGGACGTGATCGCAGGGTTTGTCAGGCCGGCCTACGAGACGTTTCATTCGGCATCATCGAAACTCGGCGGTGACATGGATGCGCTCTGCGCTAAGCCATCAGCGGAGAGGCTGAGCGCTGCCGAACGCGCTTTCCTCGCAGCCGTCACCGCATGGTCGGAGGTCGAGATCATCCGCTTCGGCCCGGCGACGGAGGAGAACAGGCTGGAACGCATCCTGTTCTGGCCGGACCGCAAGAGCATCGGCCTGAAGCAGGTGCAGCGGGCGCTGGCGGAGGAGGACGCCAGCGCCGCCGATCCTGCGACGCTCGCAGGCAAAAGCGTCGCCATGCAGGGACTGGGTGCGCTTGAATTCATCCTGTTCGGCACCGGAGCGGAAGGGCTCGTGGAACCAGGCGGCGCCTATCGTTGCGCCTATGGCCGCGCGATCGCGGCCAATCTGCAGGGCATGGCCGCGGCCATTCTTGCCGGCTGGCAGTCCCCCGACGGCATAGCGCGGCAATGGGCAAATCCCGGCGCCGACAATTCGCTCTATCGCACCGACGGCGAGGCGCTCACCGAACTGCTCGACATCTTCATCCACGGATTCGAAATGGTGCGCGACGTGCGTCTGAACGGCTTTCTCGGGGAGGAGGCCGACGGCGACAAGCCGAAGCAGGCCATCTTCTGGCGATCCGGGGCCACCCTCGCCTCAATCGACGCCAATCTCCGCGGCCTGCGAAAGCTTTTCGAGGCAAGCGGCTTTTCCAGCCTGCTTCCGCAGGATTCCGCCTGGATCGCGGATTCCGTCGGCTTCGAATTCGCCAATGCCGGGCGCGCCCTCGACATGGACGGGCCAATCGCCGAAATCCTGGCCGACCCCGCACAGCGGGAAAAGCTTGCCTATGCCCGTCTTGTCACCTCAAGCCTGTCGGAGCTTTTCGGCGCAAAGCTCACCGCCGCGCTTGGGCTGACCGCAGGCTTCTCCTCGCTGGACGGGGATTGA
- a CDS encoding DUF1513 domain-containing protein has product MKTALIDRRDFLKAAGAGFLASLSLRAHARTLDADAVFATAYQRRDGSYGAAILSEAGAILHRVELPDRGHDVTFDPVSRRSVVFARQPGTFAVVFDHTGKKEPATIASIAGRHFFGHGVFSRDGRLLYATENDFDNAAGMIGVYDASDGFRRLGEFPTHGVGPHELLLLGDGRTLAIANGGIETHPDFGRAKLNLATMKPSLVFVDRLSGDLLERHELPPELHQLSIRHVAVDQSGTVWFGCQHEGPASERPALVGRARPGESFGLIEMPQEVLGGLRNYVGSVAANTEAGTIAVSSPQGNALVIIEAAGERVVSTSRLAEVCGIAPDRSGFLATTGAGEIVDPEGGSAAADDYVWDNHLSRIG; this is encoded by the coding sequence GTGAAAACGGCGCTGATCGATCGCCGGGATTTCCTCAAAGCCGCCGGAGCCGGCTTTCTCGCATCGCTGTCGCTCCGCGCCCATGCCAGGACGTTGGATGCCGACGCGGTGTTCGCCACGGCCTACCAGCGGCGCGACGGCAGCTACGGGGCGGCGATACTGTCCGAAGCAGGAGCGATCCTGCACCGGGTCGAGTTGCCCGACCGGGGGCACGACGTGACCTTCGATCCCGTGTCGCGGCGTTCGGTGGTGTTCGCCCGCCAGCCCGGCACTTTCGCGGTCGTTTTCGACCATACCGGCAAGAAAGAGCCGGCGACCATCGCCAGTATCGCCGGCCGACACTTCTTCGGCCACGGCGTTTTTTCGCGGGACGGCCGGCTGCTCTACGCCACCGAAAACGATTTCGACAATGCGGCCGGCATGATCGGCGTCTACGACGCGAGCGACGGCTTCCGGCGGCTAGGCGAGTTCCCGACGCATGGCGTCGGACCGCATGAGTTGTTGCTTCTTGGCGATGGCCGCACGCTGGCAATTGCCAATGGCGGCATCGAGACGCATCCGGATTTCGGCCGCGCCAAGCTGAACCTTGCGACCATGAAGCCGTCTCTCGTCTTCGTCGACCGCCTGTCGGGCGACCTGCTCGAGCGCCATGAGCTGCCGCCCGAACTGCACCAATTGTCGATCCGCCACGTGGCGGTCGACCAGAGCGGCACGGTCTGGTTCGGCTGCCAGCACGAGGGGCCGGCGAGCGAACGGCCGGCGCTGGTCGGGCGCGCAAGGCCCGGCGAAAGCTTCGGGCTGATCGAGATGCCGCAAGAGGTGCTGGGTGGCCTGCGCAATTATGTTGGTTCGGTGGCCGCCAATACCGAGGCCGGCACGATCGCGGTTTCCTCGCCGCAAGGGAACGCGCTGGTGATCATCGAAGCGGCCGGCGAGCGTGTCGTTTCGACAAGCCGGCTCGCCGAAGTCTGCGGTATCGCGCCCGACCGGAGCGGCTTCCTCGCAACGACCGGCGCGGGAGAGATCGTCGACCCCGAGGGCGGCTCGGCTGCGGCCGACGATTACGTCTGGGACAATCACCTGTCCCGGATCGGGTGA
- a CDS encoding (2Fe-2S)-binding protein, whose protein sequence is MIVCHCNLITEKEIEEAIIQLLEADPWHLIVPAKVYHWLQKRGRCCGCFPNVVETIIRVTENYHLRSEANGADVVSHLDRVRELRSQFGSRRHEGRNTSHRAA, encoded by the coding sequence ATGATTGTCTGTCACTGCAACCTGATCACCGAAAAGGAGATCGAAGAGGCCATCATCCAGCTTCTGGAAGCCGATCCCTGGCACCTCATCGTGCCGGCGAAGGTCTATCATTGGCTGCAAAAACGCGGTCGCTGTTGCGGCTGCTTCCCAAATGTGGTGGAAACGATCATTCGGGTAACCGAAAACTACCACCTTCGTTCGGAGGCGAACGGGGCGGACGTCGTTTCACACCTGGACCGCGTCCGAGAGCTGCGGTCCCAATTCGGGAGCAGACGCCATGAAGGGCGAAATACAAGTCATCGAGCGGCTTAA
- the phnN gene encoding phosphonate metabolism protein/1,5-bisphosphokinase (PRPP-forming) PhnN: MMASALIEREQARAEFPIRNGVFIAVVGPSGAGKDTVIGYAAERLSADEGVDFVRRVITRPCDGSSEIHDTLADAEFDEAEASGAFALTWEAHGLKYGIPASVDDAIANGRVAIANGSRSAIPFLRERYANVAVVEITARPEILAERLAARGRESRGEVLARLARAAAVELTGPGVVSIDNSGPREIAGERFVAIVRKAIAHSDVSGTV; the protein is encoded by the coding sequence ATGATGGCGTCCGCGCTCATCGAACGTGAGCAGGCTCGCGCCGAATTCCCTATACGCAACGGTGTTTTCATTGCCGTGGTCGGCCCGAGCGGCGCCGGCAAGGACACCGTGATCGGTTATGCGGCGGAGCGGCTGTCGGCGGATGAGGGCGTCGATTTCGTGCGCCGCGTCATCACGCGTCCCTGCGACGGGTCAAGTGAAATCCACGACACGCTGGCCGACGCCGAGTTTGACGAGGCCGAGGCGTCGGGCGCCTTCGCGCTGACCTGGGAGGCGCATGGGTTGAAATACGGCATTCCGGCCAGCGTCGACGATGCCATCGCCAATGGCCGCGTAGCGATCGCCAACGGCTCGCGCAGCGCCATTCCCTTCCTGCGGGAGCGCTACGCCAACGTCGCCGTGGTCGAAATCACCGCTAGACCAGAAATCCTGGCCGAGCGGCTCGCTGCACGGGGCCGTGAATCGCGCGGCGAGGTTCTGGCGCGGCTGGCGCGTGCGGCCGCGGTCGAGCTTACCGGACCGGGTGTGGTTTCGATCGACAATAGCGGCCCGCGCGAGATCGCCGGCGAACGCTTCGTCGCTATTGTCCGCAAGGCCATCGCGCATTCGGACGTGTCGGGCACGGTCTGA
- a CDS encoding di-heme oxidoredictase family protein → MLGLAGLAASSDQAAFPASRTDLTAKDLARVKAVTAPTADFSKPENFEQLPGGAATSRKRINQDAFSHPSANLTFEEQGTFKVGNGLFRKLWVSSPSSTQASDGLGPLFNARACQSCHLKDGRGHPPEGNPDSTSMFLRLARDAESAEEEAALAKKAALNFPDPVYGGQLQDLAVPGLAAEGKMAIAYEEKPVTLADGTALSLREPSYSISGLSLGPLHPATTLSPRVTPPMIGLGLVEQIHPADILAKADPDDRDGDGISGKVSIMSDPVSGEPALGRFGWKASTPSIRQQSAEAFAGDIGISTPDAPRHWGDCSGAQKDCLALPNGVQERLGGTEAPDPVLDLVTFYSQNLAVPARRDVGKPEVLAGKQVFYQLGCASCHTPKFVTRRDAPNKAHAFQLIWPYSDFLLHDMGEGLADGQSVGDATGREWRTPPLWGIGLTERVSGHTFFLHDGRARNLAEAILWHGGEARSSRDGFAALPKSDRDALIKFLESL, encoded by the coding sequence ATGCTTGGGCTGGCAGGGCTCGCCGCTTCGTCCGATCAGGCGGCTTTTCCGGCATCCCGCACCGACCTCACCGCAAAAGACCTCGCCCGCGTCAAAGCGGTCACCGCGCCGACGGCGGATTTCTCCAAACCAGAGAACTTTGAGCAGTTGCCGGGCGGAGCCGCCACCTCGCGCAAGCGCATCAACCAGGACGCCTTCTCCCATCCGTCCGCCAATCTGACTTTCGAGGAACAAGGCACGTTCAAAGTCGGTAATGGCCTGTTCCGTAAGCTCTGGGTCTCTTCCCCCTCCTCCACGCAGGCTTCCGACGGCCTCGGACCGCTGTTCAACGCACGGGCATGCCAGAGCTGCCATCTCAAGGACGGGCGCGGACATCCACCCGAAGGCAATCCGGATTCGACCTCCATGTTTCTGCGGCTCGCCCGGGACGCTGAATCCGCAGAGGAAGAAGCAGCGCTGGCAAAAAAAGCAGCACTCAACTTCCCTGATCCCGTCTATGGCGGCCAGTTGCAGGACCTTGCCGTCCCCGGGCTCGCCGCCGAGGGAAAAATGGCGATCGCCTACGAGGAGAAGCCGGTCACGCTCGCAGACGGAACCGCCCTGTCGCTGCGCGAGCCGAGCTATTCGATCAGCGGCCTGTCACTCGGTCCGCTGCATCCAGCAACGACACTGTCGCCACGGGTGACGCCGCCGATGATCGGGCTCGGTCTGGTCGAGCAGATCCATCCGGCTGACATTCTCGCCAAGGCCGACCCCGACGATCGCGACGGTGACGGCATTTCCGGAAAGGTGTCCATCATGAGCGACCCGGTGAGCGGCGAGCCGGCGCTAGGACGGTTCGGCTGGAAGGCGTCGACTCCTTCGATCCGCCAGCAATCGGCGGAAGCCTTCGCCGGCGATATCGGCATCTCGACGCCGGATGCGCCGCGCCACTGGGGCGATTGCAGCGGCGCCCAGAAAGATTGCCTTGCGCTGCCTAACGGCGTGCAAGAGCGTCTCGGCGGAACCGAAGCGCCCGACCCGGTGCTAGACCTCGTCACCTTTTATTCCCAGAACCTCGCCGTACCGGCGCGGCGCGACGTCGGAAAACCGGAGGTGCTTGCCGGAAAGCAGGTTTTCTACCAACTCGGCTGCGCCTCCTGCCACACGCCGAAATTCGTGACGCGGCGCGACGCGCCCAACAAGGCGCACGCCTTCCAACTCATCTGGCCCTATTCCGACTTTCTGCTGCACGACATGGGCGAGGGGTTGGCCGACGGCCAGAGCGTCGGCGACGCGACCGGCAGGGAATGGCGCACGCCGCCGCTCTGGGGCATTGGACTTACCGAGCGGGTCAGCGGCCATACTTTCTTCCTGCACGACGGCCGCGCGCGTAATCTGGCCGAGGCGATCCTCTGGCACGGCGGTGAAGCGCGGTCCTCCCGGGACGGCTTTGCCGCCCTCCCGAAATCCGACCGTGACGCGCTGATAAAATTCCTGGAGTCGCTGTGA
- a CDS encoding imelysin family protein, with protein sequence MQAWVTTPQGSRLAAIAATAMLTAAIFVLPAKADTDPKAVLANYADIAQAKYEDALATAVKLDEATDALIAKPSAETLEAARAAWKASRIPYQQTEVYRFGNAIVDEWEGRVNAWPLDEGLIDYVDAGYGTESDENTLYTANVIANPQIEINGAEVDASQITPEFLAGTLQEAGGIEANVATGYHAIEFLLWGQDLNGTGPGAGNRPFTDYDTANCTGGNCERRAQYLAAATDLLVADLEEIVANWGGEGAARKALLDGDPKAGISVILTGMGSLSYGELAGERMKLGLLLHDPEEEHDCFSDNTHISHLYDAIGVRDAYLGKYKRVDGTVIEGPSVAAMIREADPALDNELTGKLDATIAAMEAVAKRAEGGEAYDQQIGEGNAEGNAAVQAAIDGLIDQTRSIERAVAALKLDSIAFEGSDSLDAPDKVFQ encoded by the coding sequence ATGCAAGCATGGGTCACGACGCCGCAGGGCAGCAGATTGGCGGCAATAGCCGCGACGGCGATGCTGACGGCGGCCATTTTCGTGCTGCCGGCAAAGGCCGATACCGATCCAAAGGCGGTGCTGGCCAATTATGCTGACATCGCCCAGGCGAAATACGAAGACGCGCTGGCGACCGCCGTCAAGCTGGACGAGGCTACCGACGCGCTGATCGCGAAGCCGTCGGCGGAAACGCTCGAGGCCGCGCGCGCCGCTTGGAAGGCCTCCCGCATCCCTTACCAGCAGACCGAGGTGTATCGCTTCGGCAATGCGATTGTGGACGAGTGGGAAGGCCGCGTGAACGCCTGGCCGCTGGACGAAGGGCTGATCGACTATGTCGATGCCGGTTACGGCACCGAATCCGACGAGAACACGCTCTACACAGCCAATGTGATCGCCAACCCGCAGATCGAGATTAACGGGGCTGAGGTCGACGCTTCCCAGATCACGCCGGAATTCCTTGCCGGCACGCTGCAGGAAGCCGGCGGCATCGAGGCCAATGTCGCGACCGGCTATCACGCCATCGAATTCCTGCTCTGGGGCCAGGATCTGAACGGGACAGGCCCCGGCGCGGGCAACCGCCCCTTCACCGATTACGACACGGCAAACTGCACCGGCGGGAATTGCGAGCGGCGCGCGCAGTATCTGGCGGCCGCGACCGACCTGCTGGTGGCTGACCTAGAGGAAATTGTCGCCAACTGGGGCGGGGAGGGTGCTGCGCGGAAAGCCCTGCTCGACGGCGACCCCAAAGCCGGCATCTCGGTCATACTGACGGGCATGGGCTCGCTTTCCTACGGTGAACTCGCCGGCGAGCGCATGAAGCTCGGGCTCCTGCTGCACGATCCCGAAGAGGAGCATGACTGTTTCTCCGACAATACCCATATCTCGCATCTCTATGACGCGATTGGCGTTCGCGACGCCTATCTCGGCAAGTACAAACGCGTCGACGGAACCGTGATCGAGGGGCCGTCGGTCGCCGCGATGATCAGGGAAGCCGATCCCGCGCTCGACAACGAGCTGACGGGCAAGCTCGACGCCACGATAGCCGCGATGGAAGCAGTGGCGAAGCGCGCCGAAGGCGGCGAGGCCTACGACCAGCAGATCGGCGAAGGCAATGCCGAGGGCAATGCCGCCGTGCAAGCCGCCATTGACGGGCTGATCGACCAGACCAGGTCGATCGAGCGCGCGGTCGCGGCGCTGAAGCTCGATTCGATCGCCTTCGAAGGCTCCGACAGCCTCGACGCTCCCGACAAGGTCTTTCAGTAA
- a CDS encoding FAD/NAD(P)-binding oxidoreductase, whose product MKNGVVILGAGHAGVQAAASLREEGFDGRITLIGDENELPYHKPPLSKAFMKDAGAKPQMLRAEAFYTNGQIDLMLGAGVERIDLAGRRLDLSGSRHIAFDRVILATGSRPRTLALPGSDLAGVLSLRSVADARAIREAAAGCEDIVVLGGGFIGLEIAATLALGGRNVVVVEAQDRPLARAAAPVIAAHVRARLEESGVRLLTNTTIERLEGQNGHVTGAVTSSGERLPAGLVLVGIGVVPNSELAEVAGISVGNGIRVDPQMRSSQSEVLAVGDNANYRHWLSGADVRLESVQNATDQARLAARTITGHEEGYRSVPWFWSDIGDMKLQMVGLAAGGDRNVVVGEAAENRFSVFHYLGDRLICIESVNRPADHMLGRKMLAAGFSPRPEALGGDLKADFAAWQQLQPTEPA is encoded by the coding sequence ATGAAGAATGGCGTAGTCATACTCGGTGCGGGACATGCGGGCGTGCAAGCGGCCGCGAGCCTGCGCGAGGAGGGTTTCGACGGCCGCATAACTTTGATCGGCGACGAGAACGAACTTCCCTACCACAAGCCGCCTCTGTCCAAGGCCTTCATGAAGGACGCCGGCGCGAAGCCGCAAATGCTACGCGCCGAGGCTTTCTACACCAATGGCCAAATCGACCTGATGCTGGGCGCCGGCGTCGAACGGATCGACCTTGCCGGCCGCCGGCTAGATCTGTCCGGCAGCCGCCATATCGCCTTCGATCGCGTAATCCTGGCTACCGGCTCACGGCCGCGCACGCTGGCCCTGCCGGGCTCCGACCTCGCCGGCGTGCTGTCGCTGCGCTCCGTCGCCGACGCGCGCGCCATCCGTGAGGCGGCCGCCGGCTGCGAAGACATTGTGGTTCTCGGCGGCGGCTTCATCGGGCTGGAAATTGCGGCGACGCTGGCGCTTGGCGGCCGTAATGTTGTTGTTGTCGAGGCGCAGGACAGACCGCTCGCCCGCGCTGCCGCGCCGGTGATCGCCGCCCATGTCCGCGCCCGCCTCGAGGAGTCGGGCGTGCGCCTTTTGACCAACACGACGATCGAGCGGCTGGAAGGCCAAAACGGCCATGTCACGGGAGCGGTCACGTCGTCAGGCGAGAGGCTGCCGGCAGGGCTTGTTCTTGTCGGCATCGGCGTCGTTCCAAATTCGGAACTCGCCGAGGTGGCGGGCATTTCGGTCGGCAACGGCATCCGCGTCGATCCCCAGATGCGCAGTTCGCAGTCCGAAGTCCTGGCCGTCGGCGACAACGCCAACTACCGGCATTGGCTTTCCGGCGCCGATGTACGGCTGGAATCGGTGCAGAACGCCACCGATCAGGCGCGGCTCGCGGCCCGCACCATCACGGGCCATGAAGAAGGCTATCGAAGCGTTCCCTGGTTCTGGTCCGATATCGGCGACATGAAGCTGCAGATGGTGGGGCTAGCCGCCGGCGGCGACCGCAATGTTGTTGTTGGCGAGGCGGCCGAAAACCGCTTCTCCGTGTTCCACTATCTGGGCGACAGGTTGATCTGCATCGAATCTGTCAACCGGCCCGCCGACCACATGCTGGGCAGGAAAATGCTCGCCGCCGGCTTCTCACCGCGGCCAGAAGCGTTGGGCGGCGACCTCAAGGCCGATTTCGCCGCCTGGCAGCAGCTGCAGCCGACAGAGCCTGCCTGA
- a CDS encoding GFA family protein, producing MRYRSGGCSCGAVRYRVAGEPLRAGICHCTSCRKESGSVFTAFAVWPESAFETSGETRQWERRHFCPECGSRLFEIDGGEAEIKIGTLDTAPTDLSPHYELWAHRREPWLKPIERPAAAPDGK from the coding sequence ATGCGCTACAGGTCAGGCGGATGCAGTTGCGGCGCGGTCCGCTATAGGGTCGCGGGCGAACCGTTGCGAGCCGGCATCTGCCACTGCACAAGCTGCCGCAAGGAATCCGGCAGCGTGTTCACGGCCTTCGCGGTCTGGCCCGAATCCGCGTTCGAAACGAGTGGCGAAACGAGGCAGTGGGAGCGCCGGCATTTCTGCCCTGAATGCGGTTCGCGGCTGTTCGAGATCGATGGCGGCGAGGCCGAGATCAAGATCGGCACGCTGGACACTGCGCCCACCGATCTTTCGCCGCATTACGAATTGTGGGCGCATCGGCGCGAACCGTGGCTGAAGCCGATCGAACGGCCCGCCGCCGCGCCGGACGGTAAATAA
- a CDS encoding Crp/Fnr family transcriptional regulator, which translates to MIRPRLEPSTLQARDVLEEVNRPIEHAYFPEDSLISVIATLRDGKAVEVGMVGREGMTGTAIVLGNGEGLNECRVQFEGSALRIPAAALRDLLSRSASLHVHFMRYAQVMLVQAMQTALVNSHLTVEKRLARWLLMMQDRVGKDEFDLTHEFLATMLGVRRPGVTVALHMLEGRRFIRSTRSHIGIRDRAGLEEFVASGYGIPEEHYRRLFPGAGF; encoded by the coding sequence TTGATCAGGCCTCGCCTCGAGCCGTCGACTTTGCAGGCTAGGGATGTGCTCGAAGAGGTGAACAGGCCGATAGAGCACGCCTATTTTCCCGAAGACAGCCTCATCTCGGTCATTGCGACGCTGCGCGACGGGAAGGCCGTAGAAGTCGGAATGGTCGGCCGCGAAGGCATGACCGGAACAGCTATCGTTCTCGGCAATGGCGAGGGGTTGAACGAGTGCCGCGTACAATTCGAGGGATCGGCGCTGCGAATTCCGGCGGCAGCGCTGCGCGATCTTCTCTCGCGCAGCGCCTCCCTCCATGTGCATTTCATGCGCTACGCACAGGTTATGCTGGTGCAGGCGATGCAAACCGCCCTGGTGAATTCGCATCTGACGGTTGAGAAGCGTCTGGCGCGCTGGCTGCTCATGATGCAGGACCGTGTCGGCAAGGACGAGTTCGACCTGACGCATGAATTCCTCGCCACCATGCTGGGAGTGAGGCGGCCTGGCGTCACTGTGGCCCTGCACATGCTGGAAGGCAGACGTTTCATCCGTTCCACCCGCTCGCATATCGGCATCCGCGACAGGGCCGGACTGGAGGAATTCGTCGCTTCGGGCTATGGGATTCCCGAAGAACATTACAGAAGGCTTTTTCCCGGCGCGGGCTTCTGA
- the bfr gene encoding bacterioferritin yields the protein MKGEIQVIERLNEALFLELGAVNQYWLHYRLLEDWGFFKLAKKEREESIEEMHHADKIIERIIFLEGHPNLQSLAPLRIGQNVREVLESDLAGEYDARTSYKRSREICQELGDYVTMQLFEDLLKDEEGHINFLETQLQLLGSIGEERYGLLNAASAEDAE from the coding sequence ATGAAGGGCGAAATACAAGTCATCGAGCGGCTTAACGAGGCGCTGTTTCTGGAACTTGGCGCCGTCAACCAATACTGGCTCCATTACCGCCTTCTGGAGGATTGGGGCTTTTTCAAGCTGGCCAAGAAGGAGCGCGAGGAATCGATCGAGGAGATGCACCACGCCGACAAGATCATCGAGCGCATCATCTTTCTGGAAGGTCACCCGAACCTCCAGTCGCTGGCGCCGCTGCGCATCGGCCAGAATGTCCGCGAAGTGCTCGAATCCGACCTGGCCGGCGAGTATGACGCGCGAACCTCCTACAAGCGCTCGCGCGAAATCTGCCAGGAACTCGGCGACTACGTCACCATGCAGCTTTTCGAGGACCTGCTGAAGGACGAGGAAGGCCACATCAACTTCCTCGAAACGCAACTCCAGCTGCTCGGCAGCATCGGCGAGGAACGCTACGGCCTGCTCAACGCAGCTTCGGCGGAAGACGCCGAATAG
- a CDS encoding low affinity iron permease family protein, which translates to MTLDSTFTRIANRVAHAAGMPASFIACCLVVLLWAISGPLFGFSDTWQLIINTGTTIVTFLMVFLIQNTQNRDGAAVQAKLDELIRVTAASNKFIGIEHLTEQEVEEFRLRCERAAKRKVLETPQALTDEW; encoded by the coding sequence ATGACGTTGGACAGTACTTTCACCCGGATCGCTAACAGGGTGGCGCATGCCGCCGGCATGCCGGCGAGCTTTATCGCTTGTTGCCTGGTTGTCCTTCTTTGGGCCATCAGCGGCCCTCTCTTCGGCTTTTCCGATACTTGGCAACTCATCATCAACACCGGCACGACGATCGTCACCTTCCTGATGGTGTTCCTTATCCAGAACACGCAGAATCGCGACGGCGCCGCCGTTCAGGCCAAACTCGACGAACTGATCCGGGTCACGGCGGCGTCGAACAAATTCATCGGCATCGAGCATCTGACCGAGCAGGAAGTTGAGGAGTTCCGCTTGCGCTGCGAGCGCGCCGCCAAGAGGAAAGTCCTGGAGACCCCGCAAGCTCTGACGGACGAGTGGTGA